The window CGAGCAATGGCTTGCTCGGCCTCAGCGTGCCCATGGCTGAGGCAATCACAATTCAAAATCAACACCCGCTCATGGAGCCACCATTCGCGATCGCACAAGCTGCACAGGTGAGTCAGTTGCTGGGGGTCTGTGGGCAGCATCTCTGCTGCTAGCATCATTCTTGCCAACCCCAACTGGGCACAGACAGCCAGGGCGATCGCCTGTTTACTCTCCGCATCCTCACCCCATAGCTGCAGGGAAGGTAGCACCGGCTGAGCCTCAGAAGCATGTACCCACACCTGGGTCATCTGGTCGACTAATTGCTGGTGGGCGGGGGCAAGGGCTTGGCCGCCCCGAGGGGTTGGTATCTGAAAGCGCGCCAGCCGCTCATCAACCCCCTGCCCCCCCAGCAAGGCATGCAGCACCTGTTCATCTAGCCGCAATAAACTATGGGATAAAGCATTGCCAGGGCCTAGCTCCACCAGCTGCCACCGCCGCAACGCGGCCTGCGGCTGCAGCGCTTGCCATTGAGGTTGCCCCAACGCCGTCATGGCTAACTGAAAGGTTGGGTAGTTACGCTGTGGGTTACCCTGGGCGGCTACACAGAGCTGCTCCCAACCAGGGACTAACTCCATACCGGCACAGAGCAGCACCACATCTCGCTCAAAGCTGTTGAGCCCAAAGGCTTGGCAGAGTTGCTCTAGGGTCGTGGGGGGTGACAGCTTAGAGGGGGGCAACTCTGCAATCTCGGCGCTCTCTTCATCCCCCTTCTCTAGCAGGCGTTTCTGCTGCTCAAGGGCTGCCTGCACGCGAGCGATCGCTCCGTGCAAATAGCGGCCATTGGCCTCCATCCAGGCACCGTCCCCGATTTGCATCGCGTTCCTTTCTTTACTAACAGGTTGGAATTACCCTGCAACAGCGGTTGCACGTCATTCATGACCAAACAGGAACACCATGGCCAGCATTTACTTGCTAATCACAGGAATTGCCCTTCAAGGGTGACCATGTTCCCCTATCATCCCCCTCACAGGCGCGCGACGACTGCGTTCTGGGTATGAGATGTATTAAATCGTTGCTAAGGCCTTCTATACCGCTTTCTCTACCCCGCTTAATGTGGAACACCCTCCCAAGCGATCGAGCGACTCCAGGAGAGTCCTCAGTGGGTGCAATAATCTCGAAAACTTAAGTTTTATCAAACCTTTGCCAATAAGCTCATCGCTTTTCCTGTAGACTCTCCTGTTAGAGGAGATTTTACTCTCCCCTTAGAGGAGATTTTTGACTTTTACGGGATTAGCTCATGAAGAAGTTGTTGGTAGGCCTCTGTGGTGCGGTGTTGTGCTGGTTGGCTGTGATCGCTCCGGCGAGTGCGGCAGACTTGGCAGAAGGGGGCCAAGTATTTGCGAGTAACTGTGCTGCTTGCCACATCGGCGGCGGCAACGTGGTCAACGCAGCAAAGACCCTCAAAATTGCTGACCTGAATACCTATGAAATGGCCTCTATCGAAGCCATCAAAACCCAAGTCACGAACGGCAAGAACGCAATGCCTGCCTTTAAAGGACGGCTGACAGATTCACAAATTGACAGTGTTGCTGCCTATGTTTTGGATCAAGCTGAAAAAGGCTGGTAGAGTCACCTTCCAGATTTGCTGGTTGGGAACGGTTGCTCTATTCGTAATTGGCTTGATGTTTGCAGGCCCTGCATCGGTAAATGCAGGGCCTCTGCAGTCAGGTATTGACGCCTTTCAACATCAAGACTATGCAACCGCCATTCAGGATTTTGGCCAAGCAATTCAAGAGGAAGATGAGGTAGAGACAGCCTACAGCGACCGTTGTTTGACGTACCTGCTCATCAGCATTCCTGAACAAGCTGTGGAGGACTGCTCCGCGGCTCTCAAACTCAACCCTGATCGCCCTCAAGTGCGCTTTTATCGAGGCTTGGCACAATATCGCTTAGGGCATTACGAGCAGGCGATCGCGGATTTTACCCAGCATCTTCAAGATCATGCGCAAGACGCTCGGGCTTACTACAATCGTGGGCTGGCCGCGTTTGCCGACGGCAGGGTAGCGCAGGCAATTGCAGACTACAACCGAGCGGTCACCCACTCATCCACGCTGACACCGGTACTGACACCGGTGGAGATGTCTGATCTCTATAACGATTTGGGGGTTGCTTATTTCGCGAGCACTCAACTTGAATCGGCGATCGCAGTTTTAGATCAGGCCATTGTGCTTGATGAGAGCGATCCTCGCGCTTATTTCAATCGTGGGTGTGTCTGCCATCATCAGGGCAACGACATGGCCGCCTTAAAAGACTTTGAGCAAGCACTTGCGCTAGACCCCAGTCACGCGGAAACCTATCTCCACCGAGGTATGGTCAGGCAGCACCTTGGGGATCACCCAGGGGCGATCGCGGATCTAGAACAAGCCCTAGATCACTTTCAACACCAAGGCAATACCCAGGGGGTTCATCAAGCCAAAATCCGTTTGCGACAGTTAGCGAGCCCCCAGCAGGCGATTGGCTAAGAAAGCAGAAGGCAAAAGGATGAGTGAAAAGCTTGGTTAGCGTCAATGTAGGCTGCGATGTCAGGGGGTAAATTACTCGCTTTTCGCCCTTACTCCAACCAAGGTTTACCGAACTCAACTGCAAAGAGCTGTAACCATTAAACCCATTCAGAATTTATGCGTAGACGTTTCAAACAATTAATCGTGACAGCGCTGCTGGCCACGGGCGTAGGGGTCGAGATCGGGGTGTCTCGCGCGGGGGCAGATATGGGTCATGGTGACCATACCCCGGCCCCCACAGCAGAGGAAATGCCCCACGACGGCCACGGCGCGGAGATGCCTCACAGTGATCACGGACATCATGGTGCGTTAGAAGTTCCGGCGGATCAACCCGTTCCGACGGTGACGTTAGCGGTTTACCCCGACCCTGTCGCGGGTTGGAACATTGAAGCCCAAACGGAAAATTGGGACTTTGCCCCCGAGCGGGTTAATCAGTCCAGCATCACCACTGAGGGGCATGCGCATCTCTACCTTAATGGCGAAAAGCTCACCCGCCTCTACAGCGAGTGGTACTACCAGCCCAGCTTGCCCCCTGGCGAACATACCCTCACCGTTAGCTTGAATGCGAACGGCCATGAAGCTCTGATGCACAACGGTCAACCCATTAAAGCCTCGGTTTCCCTCACGGTGCCTCAACCTTAACCCTGGCTAATCAGTACACCAAAACCAAAGCCCGCTGGTACCAGCGGGCTTTGGTTTTTAGGATATGAACATCATGACGGGCGATCGCTGGTTACAGCAGCTTATTCAAACCCTGCACAATGGGGCAGGTTTGCTTTCGCTTAATTTGCCGATACGTCGCTACGATTTCAGCCGCCACCGAGGCTTCAATTGCCTTGGCCAATTGAGACGTCTGGCATGGCTGATAAAGCTCTGGATGGTGGCTAGGGTTCAAGGTTGTTTTCACAATCTCTGCAAACAGAGCGTCGTCTACACAGCAATCTACGTCGCCCTGGGAAGCATCTTTGCCAGTCTCTGTTTCAGGGGTTCCAGATTGGGTTTGAAGATCTGGGGACATCTCTAGACTGACACCCTCCAGGAAACCATCCGCATCGTCATCGGCTGCGAGAGCGGGCGCTTCAGTCTCAGGGTTTACCCGCTGTACATAGGCATCTCCCCCTAGCCGCTGCACCATTGCGGCAATGGGCCGCCCCGTAGCATCGGCAATTAACTGATTACGGGCCGTAAAGCGAATGAACATGCGGGATGGGTAATTTTTAGGATCAGAATCCATCATGGCGTGATTTAAGAGAGAACAACACAAACTGGGTTAATCCAGCCTTAACAGGTTAAGGCATGGTAAGTAATCTATCCAACGAAAGATTAAATTCCTATTAAACCCATTGAGCTATTAAACGATATTGCCCGCCCTTTTACAAATTCTCTCAACGGTATCTAATTTGACAATTCCGCTCAAAAATTAAGGCAAAGATACCGGGAATTTGATCATTCCGTATTCATTATTCTTGGGAGTTTGCAAATATAGCGTCAGAGAACCCCGGTTTTTGTCAGATAAACCCGAAATATCCAGGTTTTCTTCTAAAACCAAGGTTCTGGCCCTTTTTTATGCTCTAAAATACCGCTGCAACCATAGGGGCGATCGCGTTGAGAGCCGATCACCCATTGACCGATAAGAATTTTTTGGCGAGTGAAGGGTATCATTTCTAACTTCTCGCGAAGCGCCAACACCAAGGCCAGGAATTAAATACGGTGGGATGCCCCCTAGGGGTATTGTTTTTCCAAGATCAGGGCGATTAACTGAACGAAGAGCACGGAAGCTGAATCCGCTCTAAGTCCTAACATCATTTGAGATAGACCATGTTGAGTCATGCATTTTTACCGCGCTTAGCGCTTGGCGTGGCTTTGCCTGCGCTACTAGTTGGCTGTGGTTCTGGAACGACAACCTCTGAAACGCCCGAGCCGTCAGCAGAGGGTCTTGAAGACGCAGATGCGACTGAAGAAGACGCAACAATCGCAGTTGATGCCGAAGCGGTCGGAGCGCTAGAAATTCGCGCCAATGGAGAGGATTTTGTACGCCAGGGGTTTGTCACCAAAGATGGGTGGCAAGTCGACTTTGATCATGTATATGTGACCTTATCAGAGGTCACTGCTTATCAAAGTGAACCGCCTTTTGATGCCGAAGCAGGTGAGGAGCCAGAGGCCCTTACCGTCGTCAGTATTGAGGAGCCAATTACGGTTGATTTAGCCGCCGGAGATGACACCGCAGAGCCGATTCTCGTCGAAACCCTGGCAGCCCCAGCCGGTCACTATAACGCGCTATCTTGGCAAATGACGCCTGCCGCCACAGGGGCGGCTGCGGGGTATCCCTTAATGATTCAAGGTCAGGCAGCAAAAGCGGGAGAGACGATTGACTTTACGCTAAAAGTAGATCCGACCCTCACGTTTGTTTGTGGCGACTATGTCGGGGACGATCGCAAAGGGGTCTTAACCGCCAATGAGACAGCGGATCTGGAGGCAACCTTCCACTTCGATCACTTATTTGGCGATGGTGAAGCCCCTGCTGAAGATGCCATTAATACTGGAGCTTTAGGATTTGATCCACTGGCAGCGCTTGCTGAAGGCGGTACCCTAGACGTGAACACAGAACAGCTTGAGGCCCAACTTGCTCCTGAAGACTACGCACTGCTGCTGGATATTTTGCCGAGTCTCGGGCACGTCGGTGAAGGACACTGCAAAGAAACAGAACTGACCAGCCGCTAATGATAGGTTTACACAGGTTTGCCAAAGTATCGCTGCGGGGGGGGCTCCTGGCTCTGATTGGGGGTGTGGTGACCCCTGCGATCGCGTTGGCCCATGGGGTAGAAATCAAATCCCGCAGCCTCTCTGCGGTGCAGATTCAAGCCACCTATGATTCAGGTGAACCCATGGCTGGGGCACAGGTGCAGGTCTATGCTCCTGAAGACCCTGAAACCTCTTTGTTCACAGGCACTGCCGACGAAGCAGGGCGATATCTTTTTGTTCCTGATCGCCCAGGAGACTGGGAGGTATCTGTGCGGCAGGCCGGTCATGGCGATATTGCGGTGATTCCAGTATCAGAAGCCGGAACCCTTGCAGCAGGGTTTACCAATACCACGGGGCTAACGGCCTTGCAGCGAGGGATTATGGCTGGCGCAGTCGCTTGGGGCTGTGTGGGCACGGCGCTCTACTTTCGAAGAGGTAAGCACTAGTGCATATTCCAGACGGCATTCTCCCAGCTCAAGTCTGTGTTGGCGGGTATGCGATCGCAGGCGGTGTCACCTGGTATGCCCTGAGACAAATCCATAAAACCTCTGATCCCCAAGCAGAAATTCCCAAAGCAGCGTTGCTGGCAGCAACTTTCTTTGTCGGATCTTCTATCAACATCCCGCTGCCCCCAGCCAGTGTTCATTTAATTTTGAATGGACTGTTGGGGGCACTGTTGGGCTGGTACGCATGGCCCGCCATTCTCATTGGCCTGTTCTTGCAAGCGGTACTCATCGGTCATGGAGGACTGACAACATTAGGCGTCAACGCAGCCATGATAGGAATACCGGCTCTCATGGCCCATCAACTTTTTCAACTCCGGCATCAGCTGGGTCAGGCTTTTAGACCGAGCTGGTCGCTGGGGATATTTAGCTTTCTGTCTGGGGCAATGGGGCTAGGGTTAACCGTGTTAATTTTTTTCGGGCTGATTATCTTTACCCTGCCATCCACCCTAGACCAAACCACCGAGCAAACGGCGCTGATGGCCCTTCTGGTGGCGCACATTCCGCTCATTTTTGTTGAGGGCATCTTTACAGTGCTCTTGACCCTCTTTTTGTTACGAGTCAAGCCAGAATTACTGGAAAGTTAACCTCCGTGGCGATCGCCTTCCATACCAACATCTATCTTCCTGGAGAGTCTCCCATCCATCGTTGGGCAACTCGTCCTAAGCTCCTCAGCCTGCTAGCGCTGATGTTCGCCATCGCTTTGGTGCGCCATTTAGTGCTGGTTCCTTGGGCCTTAGCGATCGTGGCCCTGATATACGGATGCTCTCGACTACCCCTAACCTATTTGCTGCGTCGGTTACCCTACCCAGGGCTCTTCATTGTGGCCATGGTTGGCCTTTTGCCGTGGATTTCTGGCGAGACGGTGATTTGGCAGTGGCAGTGGTTTGCCCTCCGGCTAGAAGGGCTCCAAATCGCCGCCCTAGTTGCAGGGCGGTTTCTGGCCATTGTGATCACGGGGTTTATCTTACTGGGCACAACCCCTTTTCTCGATATCCTCAAGGCGCTGCGTTCTTTGGGGCTGCCAGCCTTGCTAACAGATATGACCCTGTTAACCTATCGCTACCTCTATGACATTGCAGGGCAGTTAGCCACCATGCAACAGGCTATGCGCCTCAGGGGATACGGGATCTTCAAACAAACAGTGCGACAGCAATGGGGCTGGCTGGGGGCACTGTTCGGCAGTTTGCTCCTCAGAAGTTACGAGCGATCGCAGCGGGTGTATAAAGCCATGTGTCTGCGCGGCTATGGGCAAGGCATGAACCTGTCCAACACGGGGGTATCTCGCCCTCTTAACGGCGTGACGCGCCTGGCGACTAGCCTCACCCTCGTCGCCGCCTTCAGTTTTGTCCTCGGAGAATGGATACTCTCACGGTTATGAGCCAGCTTTTACCCACCTCAAACCCTGCTTTTGTAGATCCGCGATCGCGCCCAGTGGCGATTGCACTTCATCATGTTGCCTTCTCCTATACAGATACCCCTGACATTTTGCAGGACGTCACCCTAACCATTCGCGAAGGGGAAAGAGTCGGGCTCATTGGTCACAACGGCTGTGGCAAAACCACCCTCTTTATGCTCATCTGCGGCCTGCTGCAGCCGAGTGCTGGAACGGTCACGCTGTTTGATCAACCCGTACGGCTCAACCAGTTTTATCCTGAAGTTGGGCTGCTCTTTCAAGATCCTGAAGATCAGCTGTTTTCCCCCTCAGTTGAGGATGACGTGGCTTTTGGCCCCCAAAATCTAGGCCTGTCGGAGGCAGAAATCACAGCTCGGGTAGAAGCGGCTTTAGAACTGACAGGAATGACAGCCCTAGCCAAGCGCCCCCCTCACCATCTATCGGGGGGAGAAAAGCAAATGGTGGCGATCGCGGGACTCCTGGCCATGTGCCCACGGGTCCTGCTCTACGATGAACCAACCGCCAGCCTTGACCTGCGCACCCGTCGCCGGTTAATCGGGTTTCTTCAGCGCTCCGATGAAACCCTTGTGATCGCCTCCCATGATTTGGAGTTTTTGCTGGAAGTGTGTGATCGTGTCGTGCTCATCGATGATGGGCAGATTATCGCAGACGGCAACGCCCGAGACATCATGGGCAATCAAACCCTGATGGAAAAACACGGCCTCGAAAAACCCCACTCTCTCATTCCCCATAGCGATCCTCATCACACTCGCTCTGACAGACCGTAACCTGATGGAACAAACCTGGCAAACCGATCTCTACCAAGACAAGCACAGCTTTGTCTGGCAGCTAGGGCAGGGGGTTTTGGAGTTGCTCAATCCGCAACCGGGCGAGCAGATCTTGGATTTAGGCTGCGGAACTGGGCAGCTCACCCAAGCGATCTCGAACAGGGGGGCCACGGTCATCGGCCTAGATGCAGATCCCACCATGATTGCCGAAGCGCAACAGAACTTCCCGGCACTCAGCTTTTCGGTGGCCGATGCTCGCGAGTTCACACTTTTGGAACCCGTAGATGCAATTTTCTCTAACGCTACATTCCACTGGGTTACAGACCAGGAAGCCGTCACCCGCAGGCTATGGGCTGCGCTAAAGCCGGGCGGGCGACTAGCGGTTGAGTTTGGCGGCAAAGGCAACATGGCAGCTGTGTTGGCGGAGATCGCCACCGCTCGCGACACGTTGGGCTATGGTGCAGCCCCTGAATCACGCTGGTATTTTCCTGCGATCGGCGAGTACACCAGCCTATTAGAATGCCACGGCTTTGAGGTGCAGTTCGCCCATCTGTTTGATCGCCCGACACCGCTTGTCGGTGCAGCAGGTCTGACAAATTGGCTCAAAATGTTTGCCGGTCAATTTTGGGCCGATTTAGCCCCTGAACAGCAGCAACAACTCTGGCGGGAAACTGAACGACACGCACAAGCTCAGCTGTATCAACAAGGGCAATGGTGGGCAGACTACCGTCGCATCCGGGTGCTAGCCACTAAACCTTGACGGGCACCCCATACACGCGACCCACAAATGCTTAGGGCGCATACTTTAGGAAAATATAGCGGTATGCAGGCTAATCAAGCACACCCTAGACCCCAAACCCTAGCCCCTATCTTGACCGAGATGTACTGGATTCATCTGAACAACGCTATCGCTGGGAATGAGGATTAGCTGGCCAGATATTCGCGGACATCGCTGCGACGCTTGCGCAACTTCGTCAAAGCTTCCCGTTCGATTTGGCGCACCCGCTCCCGTGAAATACTGAGAATTTCACCAATTTTGGCTAAGGTCATCGTTTGGCCATCAGCCAGACCGAAGCGGAGATTTAAAACTTGTCGCTGCTGGGGCGTTAGCTCAACCATTAGCTGCTCTAAGTCACGACGCAGCGCCGACTGAGTCGCAAACTCTTCAGGAGAGATACCGTCGTCTTCTAGCAGCTCACTCAGCTCAGTATCTTGGTTATCACCCACCCTGAGATCTAAAGACAACGGCTGACGAGATTTCTCAAGATAATCTCGTACTTGCTTAGGCGTCAAATCTAGGGTTTCTGCCAACTCTGCGATCGTAGCAGCCCGTCCATATTGCTGAGAGAGCTGCCGTTGAGCCTTCTTAATCTTATTGAGCTTCTCTGTGATGTGAATCGGCAGTCGAATGGTACGACTTTTTTCTGCGATCGCCCGCGTAATGGCCTGACGAATCCACCAGTAGGCATAGGTCGAAAACCGGTATCCTTTCGTCGGGTCGAATTTTTCCACCCCTCGCTGCATCCCAATCGTGCCTTCTTGAATTAAATCAAGGAGGTCAACATTCCGCTTGATATATTTCTTGGCAACAGATACCACTAGGCGCAAATTTGCCTCAACCATTTTGCGCTTAGCTTTTTCTCCCACCTTAACAACTTCTGCCAATTCAGATTCTGAGAGCCCGCCGACCTCTGCCCATTCAGCACGAGTGGGGTTGCGCTCTAGCTGCTCAACCAAGGCCGCGCGCTCTTTTTCCAGTGCCGTGAGTTGTTGAACTTGCTTCCCTAGCAGAATTTCCTCTTCGTGGGTCAATAACGGAACACGACCTATCTCCTTCAGGTAGGTTCTAACAAGATCAGTATTTTGAGTCGTCTTCATAGGAAAGGAGCTGCCAGTAACGCTGATACAAGGTGGGCAAAGGCTGAATACCACTAAAGGTCTCCCTGCCAATCGAATCGGCAAGCGCAGGAAACCGCCCTAACGATTATGTAAACTATCGTAACATTTATGAGAAGCGTTTATGAGAACCATCAAACGCAAATATCAGGGAAAGGCACGCACTGAAAAGCCTGTAAGTGTAGCTACAATAGCCCTTTCACGACTATTCAACTGCATCCTGGTTGACAAAATGGTTGATTGTTTAGATTTGAAACGTGAAAATATGTAAAAAACGTTAACTTTCTCAGGGAATTCTGAGGGATTCGCCAAATTAGTCGCTCAGCCCTCAGAAACGCACTAGAACCTCTCAATTGCGAGATTCTAGCCGCCCTCAAAGGGTAATCAGGAAGAGAAAGCTGGAAAAACCTCAATCAGATAGTACATAAGAACTAAACAATTGAGTTTTAAGTCTTATAAAGACCTGAGAATTGCTGAAATTTGCTCAACTTTCTGAGGATTCCACTTCTACAGCATCAATATCAATGGTCTGTTGAGCAGCATCTTCTTCGAGTGGGGCCTCTGCGAACGGATCAGCCTCCTGGCTAGCCAGAAATTGCTGACTCAACCACTGACTCACGGCAGATACCATCAGCACAATGAGGGCGACATCATCAATTTGCCCAAAAACAGGGGCAAAATCAGGAAATAGATCAAACGGGCTAATTAAGTAAAGCAACGTTGCTAACACCACCCAGATACCATATCGGGGATGGGTGATTAAACGGCGATACCCTTCAAGGAAAAAGCGCATAGCTTAAAGCATGAATCAACCGAAAGAATAATGCTTTTTCACGGCAGACCGAATTTCCCAACGGCAGCTCATGCCAGCCGGAAAAGTCACAAGATCACCCTGCCCCATAGTGACAGGACTACCCCCCTCTGGGGTAACCACCACCTCCCCCGCAAGGAAATAGCAGGTTTCCGAGTCATCATAAGTCCAGGGAAACGTTGAGACGTCTTTCGTCCAAACGGGCCATGAGAAAACCCCTAGCGCCTCTAGGCGATCGCGGGCTAACCCCGTTTCAACCTTAATATGGGCCGCTTGAGAGATTTCCATGATTTCCTCCTGGCTTCCTTTTGCTAACCCTAACAAAACCCACCCAAAAACGCTGACTCGGAACGCCCTTATTCTGCGGCTGTCGATACTGCCCACCAGGCCAAGGCATAGTCCTGGGCTAACGCATCGTCAATTTGCTGACGATACACTACCCGTAGCTTGTATTGGCCCGTGGCTGGAATCTGGGTAAAAATATGCTCAACGCTATCAACATCACTGACTGAAGACCAGACACTGTCAGCGATATCGTCATCTTCAGCCCGCATCAGGTACAAATCGAGATTATTCAGCCCTCGATCAGCAAAAGTCTCGCCCAAATCGTAGAGCTTATTGTCGTTGGCATCCTCTAGCACAACCAGGCGCTCCCAGGCTAAGGTAGCCGACAAATAGCTGCCTTCCTGTAGCGGTGTCTCAAAGAAATAATCGTGGGATAAGGCGGTCGTCTCAGTCCGAGGCAACTCAGGGGGCAACGACGACTCCGCCGTGCCATAGCTCCAGCCAATCACAGGAATTTGCTCTCCAGGGGCCCATTGCCCTCCCTGTAGCTGTAGGAGCGCCCGATAGGCATTTAAATGCCCTGTCCCCAGATCGGCATGCAGCGGAATTTTGACATCCCGATAGGCATCTGACGTTAGCCATGTTTGATTGCTCTCGTCATAGAGCGTTCGGGTCATCCCTAGGAGTAGGCCATCTCCTGTATCTTCGAGTTTGTCAGCAGAGTTCAACAAAACGGCCTTCATCACCATGGGTTCACGGGCATCCAGGCTCCACCGAGGAACACCTGCCCTCAGCTGGCGATCGCCCCACTCTTGTAAGAGGGCCACGGTTGCTGCAACATGGGGCGCAGCAAAACTGCTGCCACTTGCCACCCGTGCTTGCCCATCTGGATCAATCACCTCAATCTGACTGCCAGGGGCCACTAAATTCACTGACCGACGCGCCCCCACATTACTTTCAGGAGTCTGCGATCGCTGGGGACGAAACGTAGGCTCGCTGCTTAGATTAGCAAAGTCTACTTTGGCAAAACGCCCGTCTAACAGTCGGGAGTAGGCCACATTGATGCCATTAAAATTATCCGTTGGAATCGGAATGCCGCCCCCCCCTTGGTTGCCTGCAATCACATACAGCACATCGTGAACTCGCTCTGACCAGTCAATACATTGTGTCAACAAAGCATTGCCATCCAAGACCGCATTGGGACGGGGATCTCGACTAAGAGACTCGCCAAAGCTGTAGTTCATAACGCGAACATCCCCCCCATTACTGAGGGCCACCTGTTGAGAGGCGAAACACTCTTCCGGCTGGCCACTGCGCCCCCGAATTGGCCCGACAGCAGCTGAATAAAGCGTTGCTCCAGGGGCAACGCCTGTCAGGTCTTTATCCTGGCTGATCATGACACTGGCGACATTCGCCGCATGACCATCCACATACTGATTAGGATTCGGCTGCTGATCTAGCAAAAAAACTCGATTCACCACGACAGGCAGCGCAGCATCGGCCACCTTATCTAAGCCAAACTGGCTAGGCCGCCCAATTTCAACTTGGCCAATCGCAATCTTACGCCCGGTCAGCAAGTAAGGCTCTGCATGTAGCCTACGAGCATCAATCCCTTCTGAACCCACTGAAGTCGAGAGGGCGAAGACCGGTACCCCAATGCCAATAACACCTGCAACCCCCAGACACCCACTCTGCCAATGACGCAGCAGGCTCCTGAATTTTTGTGGATACATTAAGACGTCAAACTCCCATGCAGCGATAAAGCTTCTGATCCTTGCATTAATGCTTAACAAGACTGCCTGTGCCCAATCGTTAAGCGCACAACAGCCCAAGTCCGTCATCAGGCCATAACAGATTCCAGCCCGGAGCAATGACTCCGCAAACGGAATACACCAGTCTTAAACAGCTCATTGTTAGCGGCATTAACTGCCCTCATTAAAGCGTAAACACTTCTGAAATGTCTGAAGAAATAGCGTTATCCCACCTTCTGGAAAGCTGAAGGTTTTGTTACGATAGTTACTAAAGATTTGTTAGGAGAAACTCTCAGCCATGATTCAAGCCCAGTCTCAGAAATCAGTTGTCGTTGCTCCATCGATTTTGTCTGCTGACTTCAGTCGGCTGGGTGAAGAAGTCCGTGCCATTGATGAAGCCGGGGCCGATTGGGTTCATGTCGATGTCATGGATGGCCGGTTTGTGCCCAACATCACGATTGGGCCGTTAATCGTTCAGGCAATTCGCCCGGTGACTCAGAAGCCCTTAGATGTGCATCTGATGATTGTCGAGCCTGAAAAATATGTTGAAGATTTTGCTAAAGCCGGGGCTGACATCATCTCAGTACATGCAGAGCATAATGCGTCTCCCCATCTCCATCGGACCTTGTCCAAAATCCGCGAACTCGGCAAACAGGCTGGGGTGGTTCTCAATCCATCGACACCGCTTGATCTGATCGAATACGTTTTGGAATTGTGTGATCTGGTACTGATCATGAGCGTTAATCCTGGCTTTGGTGGCCAGTCGTTCATTCCAGGCGTGACACCTAAGATTCGTAAATTACGTCAAATGTGTGATGAGCGGGGTTTAGATCCTTGGATTGAAGTCGATGGCGGCTTGAAGCCGAATAATACTTGGCAAGTACTCGAAGCCGGTGCTAATGCAATTGTGGCAGGGTCGGCGGTGTTTAAAGCCCCTGACTATGCAGAGGCGATCGCGGGTGTCCGCAACAGCAAACGCCCAACGCCCGAATTAGCGGCTGTATAGAGAACGCTTGTAGAAACTAAAGCTTTCAAAGCTCAAGGAGGTGCA is drawn from Leptolyngbya sp. SIO1E4 and contains these coding sequences:
- a CDS encoding c-type cytochrome gives rise to the protein MKKLLVGLCGAVLCWLAVIAPASAADLAEGGQVFASNCAACHIGGGNVVNAAKTLKIADLNTYEMASIEAIKTQVTNGKNAMPAFKGRLTDSQIDSVAAYVLDQAEKGW
- a CDS encoding tetratricopeptide repeat protein translates to MFWIKLKKAGRVTFQICWLGTVALFVIGLMFAGPASVNAGPLQSGIDAFQHQDYATAIQDFGQAIQEEDEVETAYSDRCLTYLLISIPEQAVEDCSAALKLNPDRPQVRFYRGLAQYRLGHYEQAIADFTQHLQDHAQDARAYYNRGLAAFADGRVAQAIADYNRAVTHSSTLTPVLTPVEMSDLYNDLGVAYFASTQLESAIAVLDQAIVLDESDPRAYFNRGCVCHHQGNDMAALKDFEQALALDPSHAETYLHRGMVRQHLGDHPGAIADLEQALDHFQHQGNTQGVHQAKIRLRQLASPQQAIG
- a CDS encoding DUF4382 domain-containing protein; this encodes MLSHAFLPRLALGVALPALLVGCGSGTTTSETPEPSAEGLEDADATEEDATIAVDAEAVGALEIRANGEDFVRQGFVTKDGWQVDFDHVYVTLSEVTAYQSEPPFDAEAGEEPEALTVVSIEEPITVDLAAGDDTAEPILVETLAAPAGHYNALSWQMTPAATGAAAGYPLMIQGQAAKAGETIDFTLKVDPTLTFVCGDYVGDDRKGVLTANETADLEATFHFDHLFGDGEAPAEDAINTGALGFDPLAALAEGGTLDVNTEQLEAQLAPEDYALLLDILPSLGHVGEGHCKETELTSR
- a CDS encoding carboxypeptidase regulatory-like domain-containing protein — translated: MIGLHRFAKVSLRGGLLALIGGVVTPAIALAHGVEIKSRSLSAVQIQATYDSGEPMAGAQVQVYAPEDPETSLFTGTADEAGRYLFVPDRPGDWEVSVRQAGHGDIAVIPVSEAGTLAAGFTNTTGLTALQRGIMAGAVAWGCVGTALYFRRGKH
- the cbiM gene encoding cobalt transporter CbiM; the protein is MHIPDGILPAQVCVGGYAIAGGVTWYALRQIHKTSDPQAEIPKAALLAATFFVGSSINIPLPPASVHLILNGLLGALLGWYAWPAILIGLFLQAVLIGHGGLTTLGVNAAMIGIPALMAHQLFQLRHQLGQAFRPSWSLGIFSFLSGAMGLGLTVLIFFGLIIFTLPSTLDQTTEQTALMALLVAHIPLIFVEGIFTVLLTLFLLRVKPELLES
- the cbiQ gene encoding cobalt ECF transporter T component CbiQ, with the protein product MAIAFHTNIYLPGESPIHRWATRPKLLSLLALMFAIALVRHLVLVPWALAIVALIYGCSRLPLTYLLRRLPYPGLFIVAMVGLLPWISGETVIWQWQWFALRLEGLQIAALVAGRFLAIVITGFILLGTTPFLDILKALRSLGLPALLTDMTLLTYRYLYDIAGQLATMQQAMRLRGYGIFKQTVRQQWGWLGALFGSLLLRSYERSQRVYKAMCLRGYGQGMNLSNTGVSRPLNGVTRLATSLTLVAAFSFVLGEWILSRL
- a CDS encoding ABC transporter ATP-binding protein, giving the protein MSQLLPTSNPAFVDPRSRPVAIALHHVAFSYTDTPDILQDVTLTIREGERVGLIGHNGCGKTTLFMLICGLLQPSAGTVTLFDQPVRLNQFYPEVGLLFQDPEDQLFSPSVEDDVAFGPQNLGLSEAEITARVEAALELTGMTALAKRPPHHLSGGEKQMVAIAGLLAMCPRVLLYDEPTASLDLRTRRRLIGFLQRSDETLVIASHDLEFLLEVCDRVVLIDDGQIIADGNARDIMGNQTLMEKHGLEKPHSLIPHSDPHHTRSDRP
- a CDS encoding methyltransferase domain-containing protein, producing MEQTWQTDLYQDKHSFVWQLGQGVLELLNPQPGEQILDLGCGTGQLTQAISNRGATVIGLDADPTMIAEAQQNFPALSFSVADAREFTLLEPVDAIFSNATFHWVTDQEAVTRRLWAALKPGGRLAVEFGGKGNMAAVLAEIATARDTLGYGAAPESRWYFPAIGEYTSLLECHGFEVQFAHLFDRPTPLVGAAGLTNWLKMFAGQFWADLAPEQQQQLWRETERHAQAQLYQQGQWWADYRRIRVLATKP